One genomic segment of Mangifera indica cultivar Alphonso chromosome 6, CATAS_Mindica_2.1, whole genome shotgun sequence includes these proteins:
- the LOC123218768 gene encoding sulfite exporter TauE/SafE family protein 3-like: MAGVESRWTNWKGNLVSENFFCFLVVASVFFVVEARKEQQVSSYNEGKEVVEYDDLMKKVLNFFWQEGKLGYTHVWPAMKFGWKIVVGTIVAFFGAAFGSVGGVGGGGIFVPMLTLIIGFDAKSSTAISKCMITGAAAATVYYNLKLRHPAIDMPIIDYDLALLFQPMLVLGISIGVAFNVIFADWMITVLLIILFFGISTKAFFKGLETWKKETIMKKEAARLVESNNNNNDDVAYTPLPGGPTDSIQVPPKETRKEEVSVLENVRWKELGLLVAVWGIILTLQIAKNYSTTCSALYWALNLLQIPVAVGVSSYEAVSLYRGRRRIESNGEAGTTWRVHQLILYCCMGVLAGVVGGLLGLGGGFILGPLFLELGIPPQVSSATSTFAMTFSASMSVVEYYLLKRFPVPYALYFVAVSTIAAFTGQHVVRKVINILGRASIIVFILAFTIFISAISLGGVGIADMIKDIEENEYMGFENICTYDA; encoded by the exons ATGGCAGGGGTGGAGTCAAGATGGACAAATTGGAAAGGGAATTTGGTGAGTGagaattttttctgttttctagTTGTTGCTTCAGTTTTTTTTGTGGTTGAAGCAAGAAAAGAACAACAAGTGTCAAGTTATAATGAGGGTAAAGAGGTTGTTGAGTATGATGATTTGATGAAGAAAGTCTTGAATTTCTTCTGGCAAGAGGGTAAATTGGGTTATACTCATGTTTGGCCT GCTAtgaaatttgggtggaaaattgtgGTGGGAACAATTGTTGCATTCTTCGGAGCTGCATTTGGGAGTGTAGGAGGTGTGGGTGGAGGTGGCATCTTTGTACCTATGCTCACTCTTATTATCGGGTTCGATGCAAAATCCTCAACTGCAatatcaaaat GTATGATTACAGGCGCAGCAGCAGCAACAGTTTACTACAATTTAAAGCTGAGGCATCCTGCAATTGATATGCCCATTATTGACTATGATTTGGCACTTCTATTTCAACCAATGTTGGTCCTAGGCATTAGTATTGGGGTTgcttttaatgtaatttttgcaGACTGGATGATCACGGTTTTGCTGATTATTCTATTCTTCG GCATTTCAACTAAGGCATTCTTCAAAGGCCTTGAGACATGGAAAAAAGAAACCATAATGAAAAAG GAGGCCGCTAGGTTGGTGGAATCAAATA ATAACAACAATGATGATGTAGCATACACACCTCTACCTGGAGGCCCCACTGACAGCATTCAGGTACCTCCTAAGGAAACTAGAAAAGAAGAG GTCTCTGTTCTTGAAAATGTTCGTTGGAAGGAACTTGGACTCCTTGTTGCTGTCTGGGGTATAATCCTCACACTGCAGATTGCCAAG AATTACTCAACCACCTGTTCAGCATTATATTGGGCACTGAATCTATTACAG ATTCCAGTGGCTGTCGGGGTAAGTTCATACGAGGCTGTTAGCCTATACAGAGGGCGAAGAAGGATTGAATCTAATGGAGAAGCGGGCACAACCTGGCGTGTGCATCAGCTGATTCTTTATTGTTGCATGGGTGTATTGGCTGGCGTTGTTGGTGGATTGCTTGGTCTAGGGGGAGGATTTATTTTGGGTCCTCTTTTCCTGGAGTTGGGAATCCCTCCTCAG GTATCAAGTGCCACCTCAACCTTTGCCATGACATTTTCTGCATCAATGTCAGTCGTTGAATATTACCTTCTAAAACGTTTTCCAGTTCCATACG CTCTCTACTTTGTGGCGGTTAGCACCATCGCTGCCTTCACAGGGCAACATGTAGTAAGAAAGGTCATCAATATATTAGGGAGAGCTTCTATTATTGTCTTCATTTTGGCCTTCACAATCTTTATCAGTGCAATATCACTAG GTGGGGTGGGTATAGCAGACATGATCAAAGATATTGAAGAGAACGAGTACATGGGATTTGAGAACATTTGTACTTATGATGCCTAG
- the LOC123218767 gene encoding protein disulfide isomerase-like 1-6 isoform X1, which yields MFPTKPISRFIVFTLTLVLLLSFFTTTLVNASNVDTENDDEVDEDLEELIALDEQQEDTSHVGGADAKFSEAELLSKAQRIVLELNSDSWTRVVEGNEFVLVLGYAPWCARSAELMPQFAEAATSLKELKSPILLAKIDAERYPKAASSLGIKGFPTLLLFVNGTSQAYTGGFSAAEIVIWARKKTGVPVIRINSVTEAEEFLKKYPMFVLGLFDKLEGPYYEEFVKAATSDNEIQFVETSNVEVAKVLYPDLKAANHFLGFVKSEPERYTEYDGAFEVEKILEFLEYNKFPLVVKLTEINNIKVYASSINLQIFVFAEADELESLHEPLQNVARKFKGKIIFISVDIKDENLAKPFLTLFGLEESTNMVVTAFDTKTSSKFLLESDPTQSKIEEFCLRLLHGTLSPYFKSQPIPDNTDASVQIVVGKTFDDLVLRNPENVLLEVYTPWCINCETTSKQMEKLAKHFKGLDNLVFAKIDAAGNEHPKLQIDDYPTLLYYPADDKANPIKLPAKQSSKDLASFINKRLKNQDSGPRDEL from the exons ATGTTTCCCACAAAACCCATTTCGAGATTCATTGTTTTCACTTTAACCCTTGTATtacttctctctttcttcacCACCACCCTTGTCAATGCCTCTAATGTCGACACTGAAAACGATGATGAGGTGGATGAAGATTTGGAAGAACTTATAGCATTAGATGAACAACAGGAGGATACGTCTCACGTGGGTGGTGCGGATGCGAAATTCTCTGAGGCAGAGTTGTTATCGAAGGCTCAAAGGATTGTTCTTGAGTTGAATTCTGATAGTTGGACAAGGGTTGTCGAGGGAAATGAGTTTGTGTTGGTTCTCGGATATGCACCTTGGTGTGCAAGAAGTGCCGAGCTTATGCCTCAGTTTGCTGAGGCTGCAACTTCACTTAAGGAGTTAAAAAGTCCTATATTGTTGGCTAAAATTGATGCTGAAAGATATCCCAAGGCAGCTTCTTCGCTTGGGATCAAGGGGTTCCCCACTTTGTTACTTTTTGTCAATGGCACCTCTCAAGCTTACACTGGTGGATTTTCGGC AGCAGAGATTGTGATCTGGGCAAGGAAGAAAACTGGTGTACCTGTTATTAGAATAAACTCTGTGACGGAGGCAGAAGAATTTCTCAAGAAGTACCCCATGTTTGTTCTCGGCTTATTTGATAAACTTGAG GGACCTTATTATGAAGAGTTTGTGAAAGCAGCAACCTCTGATAATGAAATCCAGTTTGTGGAAACAAGCAATGTCGAGGTTGCAAAGGTTCTCTACCCAGATCTCAAAGCTGCTAATCATTTCCTTGGATTTGTTAAGAGTGAGCCAGAAAGATATACTGAATATG ATGGGGCCTTCGAAGTGgaaaaaatattggagtttTTGGAGTATAACAAGTTTCCGTTAGTTGTCAAGCTGactgaaataaataatatcaaagttTATGCTAGCTCTATTAATCTTCAG atttttgtttttgccGAGGCTGATGAGTTGGAGAGTCTTCATGAGCCTCTTCAGAATGTTGCAAGAAAGTTCAAAGGAAAG ataatttttatatctgtGGACATCAAGGACGAAAACCTTGCGAAACCCTTCTTAACTTTGTTTGGGCTTGAAGAATCAACAAACATGGTG GTGACTGCCTTTGATACCAAAACCAGCTCAAAGTTTTTGCTAGAGTCAGATCCAACACAAAGCAAAATTGAA GAGTTTTGCTTGAGGCTTCTGCATGGGACTCTGTCTCCTTACTTCAAATCACAGCCAATACCAGATAAT ACAGATGCAAGTGTGCAGATCGTTGTAGGAAAGACATTTGATGACTTGGTTTTGAGAAATCCGGAGAATGTTCTTCTAGAG GTATATACACCATGGTGCATCAATTGTGAGACAACTAGCAAGCAAATGGAGAAGTTGGCAAAGCACTTCAAGGGTTTAGATAATCTGGTCTTCGCAAAGATCGATGCTGCTGGAAATGAGCATCCAAAGCTGCAG ATAGATGACTATCCAACACTTCTTTATTACCCAGCGGATGATAAAGCAAATCCG ATCAAGCTTCCAGCAAAGCAAAGCTCGAAGGACTTGGCATCATTTATCAACAAGCGATTGAAAAACCAAGATTCAGGTCCCAGAGATGAATTATAG
- the LOC123218767 gene encoding protein disulfide isomerase-like 1-6 isoform X2, whose product MFPTKPISRFIVFTLTLVLLLSFFTTTLVNASNVDTENDDEVDEDLEELIALDEQQEDTSHVGGADAKFSEAELLSKAQRIVLELNSDSWTRVVEGNEFVLVLGYAPWCARSAELMPQFAEAATSLKELKSPILLAKIDAERYPKAASSLGIKGFPTLLLFVNGTSQAYTGGFSAAEIVIWARKKTGVPVIRINSVTEAEEFLKKYPMFVLGLFDKLEGPYYEEFVKAATSDNEIQFVETSNVEVAKVLYPDLKAANHFLGFVKSEPERYTEYDGAFEVEKILEFLEYNKFPLVVKLTEINNIKVYASSINLQIFVFAEADELESLHEPLQNVARKFKGKIIFISVDIKDENLAKPFLTLFGLEESTNMVTAFDTKTSSKFLLESDPTQSKIEEFCLRLLHGTLSPYFKSQPIPDNTDASVQIVVGKTFDDLVLRNPENVLLEVYTPWCINCETTSKQMEKLAKHFKGLDNLVFAKIDAAGNEHPKLQIDDYPTLLYYPADDKANPIKLPAKQSSKDLASFINKRLKNQDSGPRDEL is encoded by the exons ATGTTTCCCACAAAACCCATTTCGAGATTCATTGTTTTCACTTTAACCCTTGTATtacttctctctttcttcacCACCACCCTTGTCAATGCCTCTAATGTCGACACTGAAAACGATGATGAGGTGGATGAAGATTTGGAAGAACTTATAGCATTAGATGAACAACAGGAGGATACGTCTCACGTGGGTGGTGCGGATGCGAAATTCTCTGAGGCAGAGTTGTTATCGAAGGCTCAAAGGATTGTTCTTGAGTTGAATTCTGATAGTTGGACAAGGGTTGTCGAGGGAAATGAGTTTGTGTTGGTTCTCGGATATGCACCTTGGTGTGCAAGAAGTGCCGAGCTTATGCCTCAGTTTGCTGAGGCTGCAACTTCACTTAAGGAGTTAAAAAGTCCTATATTGTTGGCTAAAATTGATGCTGAAAGATATCCCAAGGCAGCTTCTTCGCTTGGGATCAAGGGGTTCCCCACTTTGTTACTTTTTGTCAATGGCACCTCTCAAGCTTACACTGGTGGATTTTCGGC AGCAGAGATTGTGATCTGGGCAAGGAAGAAAACTGGTGTACCTGTTATTAGAATAAACTCTGTGACGGAGGCAGAAGAATTTCTCAAGAAGTACCCCATGTTTGTTCTCGGCTTATTTGATAAACTTGAG GGACCTTATTATGAAGAGTTTGTGAAAGCAGCAACCTCTGATAATGAAATCCAGTTTGTGGAAACAAGCAATGTCGAGGTTGCAAAGGTTCTCTACCCAGATCTCAAAGCTGCTAATCATTTCCTTGGATTTGTTAAGAGTGAGCCAGAAAGATATACTGAATATG ATGGGGCCTTCGAAGTGgaaaaaatattggagtttTTGGAGTATAACAAGTTTCCGTTAGTTGTCAAGCTGactgaaataaataatatcaaagttTATGCTAGCTCTATTAATCTTCAG atttttgtttttgccGAGGCTGATGAGTTGGAGAGTCTTCATGAGCCTCTTCAGAATGTTGCAAGAAAGTTCAAAGGAAAG ataatttttatatctgtGGACATCAAGGACGAAAACCTTGCGAAACCCTTCTTAACTTTGTTTGGGCTTGAAGAATCAACAAACATG GTGACTGCCTTTGATACCAAAACCAGCTCAAAGTTTTTGCTAGAGTCAGATCCAACACAAAGCAAAATTGAA GAGTTTTGCTTGAGGCTTCTGCATGGGACTCTGTCTCCTTACTTCAAATCACAGCCAATACCAGATAAT ACAGATGCAAGTGTGCAGATCGTTGTAGGAAAGACATTTGATGACTTGGTTTTGAGAAATCCGGAGAATGTTCTTCTAGAG GTATATACACCATGGTGCATCAATTGTGAGACAACTAGCAAGCAAATGGAGAAGTTGGCAAAGCACTTCAAGGGTTTAGATAATCTGGTCTTCGCAAAGATCGATGCTGCTGGAAATGAGCATCCAAAGCTGCAG ATAGATGACTATCCAACACTTCTTTATTACCCAGCGGATGATAAAGCAAATCCG ATCAAGCTTCCAGCAAAGCAAAGCTCGAAGGACTTGGCATCATTTATCAACAAGCGATTGAAAAACCAAGATTCAGGTCCCAGAGATGAATTATAG
- the LOC123217948 gene encoding uncharacterized protein LOC123217948 — MMLSTKSESDITSLAPSSPSRSPKRPVYYVQSPSRDSHDGDKSSSMQPSPMESPSHPSFGRHSRNSSASRFSGIFRSSSGRKGSRKRNDKGWPECNVILEEGKYDEFEEKAFTRRFQALMALLSFVVLFTVFCLIIWGASRPYKAEITVKSLSVNNFYVGEGSDSTGVPTKMLTMNGTLKINVYNPATLFGIHVSSTPINLVYSEIVIATGQLKKYYQPRKSHRAMSVNLEGNKVPLYGAGSSLTVNSQTGGEVPLTLKFGIRSRGEVVGKLVKTTHKNQISCPLAIDILSNKPIKFKKTSCTYE; from the exons ATGATGCTTTCAACTAAGTCTGAATCGGATATAACAAGTTTAGCTCCTTCATCGCCATCAAGATCACCAAAACGTCCGGTTTATTATGTGCAGAGCCCTTCCAGGGACTCTCATGATGGAGACAAGTCATCTTCTATGCAGCCGAGTCCCATGGAGTCTCCTTCACATCCATCCTTTGGTCGCCACTCGAGGAATTCTTCTGCCAGTAGGTTTTCAGGTATTTTCAGGTCGTCTTCTGGGAGAAAGGGCTCTAGGAAAAGGAATGATAAAGGGTGGCCCGAGTGTAATGTGATATTGGAGGAGGGGAAATATGATGAGTTTGAAGAAAAGGCCTTTACTCGAAGGTTTCAAGCCCTTATGGCTCTTTTgagttttgttgttttgtttactGTGTTTTGTTTGATCATTTGGGGTGCCAGCAGGCCTTACAAGGCTGAAATTACTGTCAAG AGCTTGTCAGTGAATAATTTCTATGTTGGTGAGGGTTCAGACTCCACAGGAGTTCCAACAAAGATGCTCACAATGAATGGCACCTTGAAGATAAATGTATACAACCCTGCTACATTATTTGGCATTCATGTCAGCTCCACGCCTATCAATCTTGTCTATTCAGAGATTGTTATTGCAACCGGTCAG ttgaaaaaatattatcaacCCAGAAAGAGTCATCGAGCCATGTCTGTGAACTTGGAAGGAAACAAGGTTCCACTCTATGGGGCTGGATCAAGTCTAACTGTCAATTCTCAAACTGGGGGTGAAGTTCCATTGACATTGAAGTTTGGAATCAGGTCAAGAGGGGAAGTGGTGGGTAAGTTAGTGAAGACAACacacaaaaatcaaatctcCTGCCCCTTAGCCATTGACATTCTCAGTAACAAACCCATCAAGTTCAAGAAAACTTCCTGCACATACGAGTGA
- the LOC123219074 gene encoding glyoxylate/hydroxypyruvate/pyruvate reductase 2KGR-like translates to MDNICILMVCPTSTYIEEELEKSFKLLKLWHFEDQDQFIKAHCNSIRAIVSSGKAGANSELIESLPKLEIISNYGVGLDKIDLVKCKEKGVRVTNTPDVLTDDVADLAIGLILAVLRQICESDRYVRSGKWKKGDYKLTTMFTGKSVGIIGLGRIGIAIAKRAEAFRCNISYHSKTEKPNLNYKYYPNVIELASNCQILVAACSLTEETRHIINREVIDALGEKGVVINIGRGHLVDEAELVSALVEGRLGGAGLDVFENEPQVPEELFGLENVVLLPHAGTGTVETRQAMADLVIGNLKNHFNSKPLLTPAV, encoded by the exons ATGGACAATATATGTATCCTGATGGTCTGCCCAACATCAACCTACATCGAAGAAGAGCTTGAGAAAAGCTTCAAACTGCTGAAGTTATGGCACTTTGAAGACCAAGATCAGTTCATCAAGGCTCACTGCAACTCGATTCGGGCTATTGTTAGTAGCGGCAAAGCTGGGGCGAATTCGGAACTGATTGAATCTTTGCCTAAACTCGAGATCATCTCAAATTATGGTGTTGGATTGGACAAGATTGACTTGGTCAAGTGTAAGGAAAAGGGTGTTAGAGTTACCAACACCCCTGATGTGCTGACTGACGATGTTGCAGACTTGGCAATTGGGTTGATTTTAGCTGTTTTGAGGCAGATTTGTGAGAGTGACAGATATGTAAGAAGTGGGAAATGGAAGAAGGGAGATTATAAGTTGACCACTATG TTCACTGGAAAATCAGTTGGCATAATTGGTTTGGGCAGAATAGGCATAGCCATAGCCAAGAGAGCAGAGGCATTTAGATGCAATATCAGTTACCACTCAAAAACTGAGAAACCAAACTTGAACTACAAGTACTATCCCAATGTTATAGAACTGGCATCAAACTGCCAAATCCTGGTTGCTGCATGCTCCTTAACAGAAGAAACAAGACACATCATCAATCGAGAAGTCATCGATGCGTTAGGTGAAAAGGGTGTTGTCATCAACATTGGTAGAGGCCATCTGGTGGATGAAGCTGAGCTGGTATCAGCACTGGTTGAAGGCAGACTAGGTGGTGCTGGACTTGACGTGTTTGAAAATGAGCCTCAAGTCCCTGAAGAGCTTTTTGGCCTGGAAAATGTTGTGTTATTGCCCCATGCAGGAACCGGCACAGTGGAAACTCGCCAGGCCATGGCTGATCTTGTCATTGGAAACTTGAAGAATCACTTCAACAGCAAGCCATTGCTCACTCCTGcagtttga
- the LOC123219073 gene encoding glyoxylate/hydroxypyruvate/pyruvate reductase 2KGR-like: MESIGVLMVCPMNTYLEQELEKRFNLFKFWNFPDKTQFVKMHNNSIRAVVGNATAGADAELIEALPKLEIVANFSVGVDKVDLGKCKEKGIRVTNTPDVLTDDVADLAIGLTLAVLRRLCGSDRYVRSGKWRRGDFKLTTKFTGKTVGIIGLGRIGMAIAKRAEAFSCPISYYSRTQKADLKYKYYPSVVELASNCHILVVACPLTEETRHIINREVMDALGPKGVLINIGRGPHVDEPALVSALVEGRLGGAGLDVFEHEPHVPEELFGLENVVLTPHVGSGTVETRKEMADLVLGNLEAHFLNKPLITPVV, encoded by the exons ATGGAGTCAATCGGTGTTCTGATGGTGTGTCCCATGAACACGTACTTGGAACAAGAACTAGAGAAGCGCTTTAACTTGTTCAAGTTCTGGAACTTTCCGGACAAGACCCAGTTCGTGAAGATGCACAACAACAGCATCCGTGCAGTTGTCGGGAATGCCACGGCAGGCGCTGACGCTGAACTGATTGAAGCTTTGCCGAAGCTAGAGATCGTGGCGAATTTCAGTGTGGGGGTTGACAAGGTTGACTTGGGGAAGTGTAAAGAGAAGGGTATACGAGTCACTAACACTCCTGATGTGTTGACTGATGACGTGGCGGATTTGGCAATTGGGTTGACATTGGCTGTGTTGAGGAGATTGTGCGGGAGTGATCGGTATGTCAGGAGTGGCAAGTGGAGGAGAGGAGATTTTAAGTTGACTACTAAG TTCACTGGAAAGACAGTTGGAATTATTGGGTTGGGAAGAATTGGCATGGCTATTGCGAAGAGGGCTGAAGCATTTAGCTGCCCAATTAGTTACTACTCCAGAACACAGAAAGCagatttaaaatacaaatactATCCAAGTGTAGTTGAGTTGGCCTCCAACTGTCATATTCTGGTTGTTGCTTGCCCACTAACAGAAGAAACCCGCCATATAATCAATCGCGAAGTCATGGATGCATTGGGACCAAAGGGTGTTCTAATCAATATTGGGCGAGGTCCTCATGTGGATGAACCTGCTCTGGTTTCTGCACTGGTTGAAGGTCGTCTAGGTGGGGCTGGGCTCGATGTCTTTGAACATGAGCCTCATGTGCCTGAGGAGCTGTTTGGTCTTGAAAATGTAGTCCTTACACCACATGTTGGAAGTGGCACAGTTGAAACCCGCAAAGAAATGGCTGACCTTGTACTGGGGAACTTGGAGGCTCACTTTCTGAACAAACCTCTCATTACTCCTgtggtttga
- the LOC123219832 gene encoding rop guanine nucleotide exchange factor 12-like, which produces MVQQEQESYRPRLFHSKGMHEHSGRHSKSLSIESASRLEEPAMEDGSLFRIASKARSGQPSSEKPQLGRAVTCNDRMDAPVNPKPSLRREDTSDSSQIIEKLHQDMKQMQERFAKLLLGEDMSGGGKGVSSALALSNAITNLAASAFSEQNRLEPMAPETKARWRKEIDWLLSVTDHIVEFVASQQKSKDGSNMEIMVTRQRVDLLMNIPALRKLDAMLLDCLDNFKEKNEFYYVKNAPDSEKGGAKRNDDKWWLPTVKVPEGGLSENARKFIQCQKDCVNQVLKAAMAINSQVLSEMEIPENYIESLPKNGRASLGDSIYRSITVEFFNPDQFLSTMDLSSEHKILDLKNRIEASIVIWKRKMVQKDGKSAWSSAVSMEKRELFEERAETILIILKQRFPGIPQSSLDVSKIQYNRDVGQAILESYSRILETLAYTVLSRIEDVLYADYAIKNPDASESRNPLIDTELTGSECLMEHKNADSKIQTLLDFMGWDADQGENEESKDGEDQSDEPAKEVEGKLRHKIANIITQKKVSYLETLSALRSPTARH; this is translated from the exons ATGGTTCAACAAGAGCAGGAAAGTTATAGGCCTAGACTGTTTCATTCCAAGGGGATGCATGAACATTCTGGCAGACATTCTAAGAGTTTGAGCATTGAGAGTGCTAGTAGATTGGAAGAACCTGCTATGGAAGATGGGAGTTTGTTTAGGATTGCTTCGAAGGCTCGAAGCGGGCAACCTTCATCGGAAAAGCCACAGCTTGGGAGAGCTGTTACTTGTAATGACAGGATGGATGCTCCCGTTAATCCCAAGCCTAGCCTTCGCAGGGAAGATACTTCGGATTCATCTCAAATTATTGAAAAACTCCACCAGG ATATGAAGCAAATGCAGGAAAGGTTTGCAAAATTGCTCTTGGGAGAGGATATGTCTGGTGGCGGAAAGGGAGTTTCATCAGCTTTAGCATTGTCGAATGCCATTACAAACCTTGCAGCTTCTGCATTCAGCGAGCAAAACCGTTTAGAGCCCATGGCACCTGAAACAAAAGCAAGGTGGAGGAAAGAGATTGATTGGCTTTTATCGGTGACTGATCATATTGTTGAATTTGTTGCTTCTCAACAGAAATCTAAAGATGGCAGCAATATGGAG ATCATGGTGACACGACAAAGAGTTGATCTTCTTATGAATATCCCTGCATTGCGCAAGCTTGATGCAATGCTGCTT GATTGTTTAGACAAtttcaaggaaaaaaatgagtTCTATTATGTAAAGAATGCCCCAGACTCAGAAAAAGGCGGTGCCAAAAGAAATGATGATAAATGGTGGCTGCCTACGGTTAAGGTTCCTGAGGGAGGTCTATCTGAAAATGCTAGAAAATTTATACAGTGTCAAAAGGATTGTGTAAACCAAGTGCTTAAGGCTGCCATGGCCATAAATTCCCAAGTTCTATCAGAAATGGAGATCCCTGAGAATTACATTGAATCATTGCCTAAG AATGGGAGGGCAAGTCTTGGAGACTCAATCTATCGAAGTATTACAGTTGAATTTTTCAATCCTGATCAATTTCTCTCCACGATGGACTTATCATCAGAACACAAAATCCTAGACCTCAAGAATAGAATTGAGGCTTCCATAGTGATTTGGAAGAGGAAGATGGTCCAAAAAGATGGAAAATCAGCTTGGAGTTCAGCTGTAAGCATGGAGAAGAGAGAACTTTTTGAAGAGAGAGCAGAGACCATCTTAATCATCCTCAAACAAAGATTCCCTGGAATTCCTCAGTCTTCACTAGACGTTAGCAAAATTCAATACAACAGG GATGTTGGGCAGGCAATACTGGAAAGTTATTCCAGAATACTAGAAACTTTGGCCTACACAGTCTTGTCTCGAATTGAAGATGTACTTTATGCTGATTACGCCATAAAAAATCCAGATGCAAGTGAATCTAGAAATCCTCTAATAGATACTGAATTGACAGGATCAGAATGTTTAATGGAACACAAAAATGCAGATTCAAAGATACAAACACTGTTAGATTTTATGGGTTGGGATGCGGACCAAGGTGAGAATGAAGAAAGTAAGGATGGAGAAGATCAATCAGATGAACCTGCCAAAGAAGTTGAAGGAAAATTAAGACATAAAATTGCTAACATAATAACTCAGAAGAAGGTTTCTTACCTTGAGACCTTAAGTGCTCTAAGAAGTCCGACAGCACGCCATTAA
- the LOC123219831 gene encoding photosystem I reaction center subunit VI-2, chloroplastic-like, with amino-acid sequence MASLATIAAVQPATIKGLGGSSLAGTKLSVKAARQSLRLKNVRTGAVVAKYGDKSVYFDLEDLGNTTGQWDLYGSDAPSPYNPLQSKFFETFAAPFTKRGLLLKFLILGGGSTLAYFSSTASGDILPIKKGPQLPPKLGPRGKI; translated from the exons ATGGCATCTCTCGCAACCATAGCTGCTGTGCAACCAGCCACCATTAAGGGCCTTGGCGGCAGCTCCCTTGCAGGAACCAAGCTCTCAGTCAAGGCAGCTCGCCAGAGTTTGAGACTCAAAAACGTCAG AACTGGTGCTGTTGTGGCTAAGTATGGCGACAAGAGTGTGTACTTTGATTTGGAGGATTTGGGTAACACTACTGGGCAGTGGGATTTGTATGGCTCTGATGCTCCATCTCCATACAACCCTCTTcag AGCAAGTTCTTTGAGACATTTGCTGCTCCATTCACAAAGAGAGGATTGTTGCTCAAGTTCTTGATATTGGGAGGTGGTTCTACCCTTGCATACTTCAGTTCAACTGCTTCTGGTGACATTCTACCAATCAAGAAGGGTCCTCAACTTCCGCCTAAGCTCGGTCCCCGTGGCAAGATCTAA